A window from Malaclemys terrapin pileata isolate rMalTer1 chromosome 18, rMalTer1.hap1, whole genome shotgun sequence encodes these proteins:
- the PTRH2 gene encoding peptidyl-tRNA hydrolase 2, mitochondrial has product MDSLFKPGVLSVIAGVACGVCVGWGMRGRFFRPSKAKMPLLANELGNEASIMGESGEYKMVLIVRNDLKMGKGKVAAQCSHAAVSAYKQVQRRNPELLKQWEYCGQPKVVLKAPNEESLVQLLVDAKQLGLTVSIIQDAGRTQIAPGSRTVLGIGPGPADVVDKVSGHLKLF; this is encoded by the coding sequence ATGGATTCTCTCTTTAAACCGGGTGTCCTCAGCGTCATTGCAGGAGTCGCATGTGGAGTATGCGTGGGCTGGGGCATGCGTGGGCGATTCTTTAGACCATCCAAAGCCAAAATGCCTCTGTTAGCAAATGAGCTGGGGAATGAAGCCAGTATCATGGGAGAGTCTGGAGAATACAAGATGGTGCTGATAGTCCGTAATGACTTAAAGATGGGAAAGGGTAAAGTAGCAGCACAGTGTTCTCATGCTGCAGTTTCTGCCTACAAGCAAGTTCAACGAAGAAATCCTGAGCTGCTTAAACAGTGGGAGTATTGTGGACAGCCaaaagtggttctcaaagccCCTAATGAAGAGTCGCTAGTTCAACTCCTTGTTGATGCTAAACAGCTGGGACTAACTGTGAGTATAATCCAAGATGCAGGTCGTACTCAGATAGCACCAGGCTCCCGGACTGTACTAGGTATCGGACCAGGACCAGCTGATGTAGTGGATAAAGTTTCTGGCCATCTCAAACTCTTCTAA